The DNA segment AGCCATTCGGTGTAGTCGGGTGAGTTCGGGTTGGCTCGGCGGTGACTCTCTCGCGCCCGCAGGTACCGCGTGATCGCCACGACTGTCCGGGGCCGAAGCGGGATGATGCGGCCCTCACCACTGGCCCTCGCCTCCTTCAGTGGGGTCACTGGGCCGATGAGCCCTTGGTCCAGGTGCAAGTGGTCGAGTCGCAGGGACAGGAGTTCCTCAGCCCGCAGGCCCTCCGTTAGTACCCGGACGATGGCGTGGTCCCTGACCTTCTCGAATGCGAGGACCCGAGGATTGCCCCCGCCTGTGACCTGGAGCAGATCACGGATGAACTCGACGGAGAGCGTCTGTGGGCGTACGTCCTCCGGGTGCGCGTAGCTCTGGAGCCGTGCGTCGTTGTAGGGGTTCTCGTGGTCGTACTCGGCTTCCAGCCACTTAATAAAGAAGGGGCGCAAGTTCCGCTGGAGGGTGTGAGTGCCGCCCTGTCGGTCGCCCTTCCCGCCGTCGTAGTGCGCGCGGAAGAAGAGGTTCAGGGCTGGGGCGTCGCATTCCAGGAAGCTAGTGGGCTGTGCCACACCCGCCCTCTGCGCTGCGCTGATGTCCGCCTGTGCTGCG comes from the Streptomyces sp. KMM 9044 genome and includes:
- a CDS encoding tyrosine-type recombinase/integrase, whose amino-acid sequence is MSDYATHLRASNNKRGRPYAEKTVTAYTKAARTLDRWLSTSPQVSAAQADISAAQRAGVAQPTSFLECDAPALNLFFRAHYDGGKGDRQGGTHTLQRNLRPFFIKWLEAEYDHENPYNDARLQSYAHPEDVRPQTLSVEFIRDLLQVTGGGNPRVLAFEKVRDHAIVRVLTEGLRAEELLSLRLDHLHLDQGLIGPVTPLKEARASGEGRIIPLRPRTVVAITRYLRARESHRRANPNSPDYTEWLWLGTRDRDRLTYSGLYRMLNRRAADAGYGNPDNPDSKSIVHPHQFRHTTVDDLLSAGVSEGDVMTIAGWKDPTMLRRYAADMAATRAVNAVKRMGDRY